GCGGGTCGCAGAGATGTCATGGCAACACCACTTTTTCCCACCATTTCTTCCAGACCAAGGCTTCCGCTGTATCCTTTAGCATGGGTTTCTGCTTCGGGCAGACTGAGACGCTGCCAGGCCTTCGTTTTAAGCATCCGTTTTACCATGAGGCCCAAACCAAATAGACCTCCAATGATGGCAATGACCAAACCCCACAACGCTGCGTTGATGTCACCTGATGTAGGTGCCATAGGCAGGAGCATGGTGAACATGGCGTAAATCATAACAATGATACCCAGAATACCTACCACTCCGAAGCCAGGAATTACAAAGGCTTCTATACCCAGTAAAACTATACCCCCAATCAGGAACAACAATTCCATCATACTGGCGAGATTGGCAATGAAAGACGTGGAGAAGAATAGGAAGAGGGCAAGCAATCCAACGGTTCCAGGTATTCCCCACCCTGGACTCTGAATCTCAAAGATAAGTCCCAAAAATCCCAGGGTCATAAGCAGAGAGCTAACGATGGGATCTGTAAGAAAACGAACCACTGCTTCAGACCACGTTGGCACCACATATACAATTTCTAAATCGGAAAACCCAAAATGGTCAAGCACTTCACCCATTGAGTCCATTTGATAATCAGCCATTCCATATTTCATGGCTGTGGATGTTCTCAGGGTCAGTAATTTGCCCCCGTGAGCGCCTTCAATATCGTCGAGGAAAATGGTATCACCCGCAGCAGTTACTAGGGTATCAATATCAAGGGATTCATCTACCATGGCCATAGCAATGTCAGGATTGCGCCCTTTTGACTCAGCAGTTGAGGCCATTTCCTCACGCATATAGGATTGAGCCTTCTCTCCTGCCTTCTGGCTTTGCCCATCTACGACCGTAGTTGCCCCCATAGTCGCTCCAGACCGCATAATAATGGTATCACAAGCCAAAGATATAAGCGAGCCTGCAGAGATGGCTTTGGTGTTGATAAAAGCATATGTCTCAATTTTTGAATTTAAGAGGGCATTTTTCATCATTGTGGCTGCGTCCACTCGACCACCAAAGGTGTCTATATCCAAAATGATAGCATCACCACCTGCTGCATTCAATGCAGGAATCTGGCGTTCAAAGAAATATGCCAAACCCATATCAATGGTTCCCTTCACCTCCAGAACATAGACTTGGGGAAAAATGAGAATGGGGATTAACAAAAGCAGGAATATTCGTCGCATAACTGTTCCCAATTGTTTTGATTTCTACAGCATAAATATTGTGGCCAAAGATAACCTTTTATCTCGCTGGTCGGTACCGTTTTCCGAAATATCAGGGGTCTTCTATGCGCATTTGAATGTTGCCATACTTCGTATTAATTTCAATCTCTAAGGGAGTGTGTGGGTAGGATTTGGAATAAAGCATGGAGAGCTGAATCTGATTTGCTCTGGACTTA
This sequence is a window from Candidatus Neomarinimicrobiota bacterium. Protein-coding genes within it:
- a CDS encoding nodulation protein NfeD; protein product: MRRIFLLLLIPILIFPQVYVLEVKGTIDMGLAYFFERQIPALNAAGGDAIILDIDTFGGRVDAATMMKNALLNSKIETYAFINTKAISAGSLISLACDTIIMRSGATMGATTVVDGQSQKAGEKAQSYMREEMASTAESKGRNPDIAMAMVDESLDIDTLVTAAGDTIFLDDIEGAHGGKLLTLRTSTAMKYGMADYQMDSMGEVLDHFGFSDLEIVYVVPTWSEAVVRFLTDPIVSSLLMTLGFLGLIFEIQSPGWGIPGTVGLLALFLFFSTSFIANLASMMELLFLIGGIVLLGIEAFVIPGFGVVGILGIIVMIYAMFTMLLPMAPTSGDINAALWGLVIAIIGGLFGLGLMVKRMLKTKAWQRLSLPEAETHAKGYSGSLGLEEMVGKSGVAMTSLRPAGTALIEGRRVDVVTPGTFIDKDTEITIIRIDGNRVVVDKKV